From a region of the Acidicapsa acidisoli genome:
- a CDS encoding helix-turn-helix domain-containing protein produces MNKAEDHDTADRLLAIVANSLDTPAKTQDLARRAYQSRTQFHRLFRTVVDETPAAMRRRLLLERAAYQLGHTGTSVTDIALDANYNSLEAFTRAFRRAFRISPSIYRRVRDPHFHLPASNKIHFFAPSSSTKGEKDMDLFDRFAGNDSWHTRRLLEYAGTLTEEQLDRPLPTVVELLPWRESNKTLRQLLENIIFTKEVWTAALSGAEMDMNGPPKSQRSPQAMLQRLEKTDAELHHILSDIRNRSSWDDTFVDALCEPAETFTYGGVFAHIMTFNAHRRLMALDALRQLGVQTEGFGDPMEYEECVAPWNPREAVKMP; encoded by the coding sequence ATGAATAAAGCGGAAGATCATGATACGGCAGACCGCCTCCTTGCAATTGTCGCGAATTCCCTGGACACTCCGGCGAAAACGCAAGATCTGGCGCGCCGAGCGTATCAAAGCCGTACGCAGTTCCACCGGTTGTTCCGAACCGTGGTCGATGAAACTCCGGCCGCCATGCGACGGCGGCTACTGTTGGAAAGAGCAGCATACCAACTGGGGCATACCGGAACGTCGGTTACGGACATTGCTCTGGACGCCAACTACAATTCGCTGGAGGCGTTCACTCGCGCTTTCCGAAGGGCTTTTCGGATTTCTCCCAGCATCTACCGCCGCGTCCGTGATCCGCACTTTCATTTACCGGCTTCCAATAAAATTCACTTTTTTGCACCTTCTTCATCAACAAAAGGAGAGAAAGACATGGATTTGTTTGATCGTTTTGCAGGCAACGACTCCTGGCACACTCGGCGTTTGCTGGAATACGCGGGTACTTTGACAGAGGAACAATTAGATCGGCCGCTTCCCACGGTGGTAGAGCTGTTGCCCTGGCGAGAGTCGAACAAGACTCTGAGGCAGCTTTTAGAAAACATCATCTTCACTAAAGAAGTCTGGACCGCCGCGCTGTCCGGGGCGGAGATGGATATGAACGGCCCTCCCAAATCGCAGCGTTCCCCGCAAGCGATGCTGCAAAGGCTGGAAAAGACGGATGCTGAACTGCATCATATCCTCAGTGACATCCGAAACCGCTCCAGTTGGGATGATACTTTTGTCGACGCTCTATGCGAACCAGCGGAGACCTTCACCTACGGCGGCGTCTTCGCCCATATCATGACGTTCAATGCACACCGCAGGTTGATGGCCTTGGACGCTCTACGCCAACTCGGCGTTCAAACCGAGGGTTTCGGCGATCCAATGGAGTATGAGGAATGTGTGGCACCCTGGAACCCGCGAGAAGCTGTCAAAATGCCATGA
- a CDS encoding efflux transporter outer membrane subunit → MTLKTAAPLLLMGIGIGLAGCKVGPNYVKPQASAPPAYEESAPDSTQSGDWKPAAPSDSALGGSWWQLFSDPELNQLEQQVATANQSLKASEANFRAARGYVAINRSYLAPTIGTAPAIGTVRDSLHQPYFNTNYLNNGEGSFSLPFDINYEIDLWGRIRRGVTASRAQAQASAADLATALLSLQAELAMDYFDLRATDTQLQLLNDTVKAYQEALKLTEDRHDGGAAPLSDVTQARTQLQAAQVIQTDLNNERAADQHAIAILIGLPPAEFHLDALPRGADHSVLPKVPLSLPSQLLERRPDIASMERQMAAANEQIGIAKAAYYPTLSLSGSAGFMGTSALNWLTWPSRFWAVGPTLSETLFDAGRRKAGVAIAQANYDATVANYRQTVLTSFGQVEDNLAALRILETEADQQHAATHSAEQTLDLFTTRYQGGVDTYLQVITSQTAALMNERNDIEIQLRRQQASVLLIKALGGGWTTQQLPKV, encoded by the coding sequence ATGACGTTGAAGACCGCGGCACCGCTTCTGCTGATGGGCATTGGGATCGGGCTGGCCGGTTGCAAGGTAGGCCCGAACTACGTCAAGCCGCAGGCTTCCGCGCCGCCAGCGTATGAGGAATCTGCGCCCGATTCGACACAATCCGGCGACTGGAAGCCAGCGGCGCCATCGGACTCCGCTCTGGGAGGCTCATGGTGGCAGCTTTTTTCCGACCCGGAGCTGAACCAGCTTGAGCAGCAGGTCGCCACGGCCAACCAGAGCCTCAAGGCCTCCGAGGCTAACTTCCGGGCAGCACGTGGCTATGTGGCCATCAACCGATCCTATCTGGCTCCGACAATTGGTACGGCGCCTGCGATCGGCACGGTTCGCGACTCCCTCCATCAGCCGTATTTCAACACGAACTATCTCAATAACGGAGAAGGCAGCTTCTCCCTGCCCTTCGATATCAATTACGAGATCGATTTGTGGGGCCGCATTCGCCGTGGCGTCACCGCCTCGCGCGCGCAGGCCCAGGCCAGCGCCGCCGACCTGGCGACCGCGCTTCTCAGCCTCCAGGCCGAGCTGGCAATGGACTACTTTGACCTTCGCGCCACCGATACCCAGTTACAGCTTCTCAACGACACGGTAAAGGCCTACCAGGAAGCGCTCAAGCTCACGGAAGACCGCCATGACGGCGGCGCAGCGCCGCTTTCCGATGTAACTCAGGCGCGCACCCAGTTGCAAGCTGCACAGGTGATCCAAACCGATCTCAACAACGAACGCGCAGCCGACCAGCACGCCATCGCCATCCTGATCGGCTTGCCTCCGGCGGAGTTCCACCTCGACGCATTGCCGCGAGGGGCGGATCACTCCGTGCTGCCGAAGGTTCCTTTGTCGTTGCCCTCCCAGTTACTGGAGCGCCGTCCGGACATCGCCTCGATGGAGCGCCAGATGGCCGCCGCCAATGAACAGATCGGCATCGCCAAGGCTGCCTATTACCCAACCCTGAGCCTTTCCGGATCGGCCGGCTTCATGGGCACCTCGGCGCTGAACTGGCTGACGTGGCCAAGCCGCTTTTGGGCGGTCGGTCCTACCCTCAGTGAAACACTCTTTGACGCCGGACGCCGCAAGGCCGGTGTCGCAATCGCGCAGGCCAATTACGACGCGACCGTGGCTAATTACCGCCAGACTGTACTCACCAGCTTCGGACAGGTCGAGGACAACCTCGCTGCTCTGCGCATCCTCGAAACCGAAGCCGATCAGCAGCACGCAGCCACCCACTCGGCCGAGCAGACCCTCGATCTCTTTACAACCCGCTACCAAGGCGGTGTGGACACTTACCTCCAGGTCATTACTTCGCAGACCGCAGCCCTGATGAACGAGCGCAACGATATCGAGATACAGTTGCGCCGCCAGCAGGCCAGCGTATTGCTGATCAAAGCCCTCGGCGGCGGATGGACCACGCAACAGCTTCCCAAGGTGTAG
- a CDS encoding lipase maturation factor family protein, which produces MVRTLRNFAPSFLPVSIATGRVAWLFDSQAGLADKFLPRWIFLRALAAIYFSAFFSLLFQIDGLIGPQGILPAQRYLDAVQGAMGLMRFWYAPTLFWISAGSHAMMAVTWLGLIASVAAFCNLWPRLSFFVCFLCFLAFVTAAQDFSGYQSDGMLLEAGFIALFFAPRGLRPGLGIASPPSRASLFLLQWEWFRIYFESGMVKLLSGDQQWRNFTAMDEYYQNGPLPTWIGWYVEHLPHWFHAATVVGTLAMELAVVLLLFLPGRARLICFFIVTPWEIGVILTANYTFLNYLVLSLGFLLLDDSSIRWLLPQRFRNTLPEPQQQESAPTSEPPLSILENSDEPKAEIPPAPRRFVRVLATARLFVATMLLSWIGYATTAEMVRMLWSDLPLPTAPIVALEPFRIANQYGLFAVMTRGRYEIEFQGSVDGQNWTPYLFRYKPQALNEAPGIYAPYQPRFEWNLWFASLGDWQQSNFVALTEERLLENDPSVLGLFKANPFPQAPPRFVKAVLWRYWFTSMAEKRHTGNWWKRNLLGLYAPVVTRQQDGKFSAVEWPEPLAPHD; this is translated from the coding sequence ATGGTTCGCACTCTGCGTAATTTCGCGCCATCCTTCCTGCCTGTTTCTATCGCAACAGGCCGCGTCGCATGGCTCTTTGACTCGCAAGCTGGTCTGGCGGATAAGTTTCTGCCTCGCTGGATTTTTCTGCGCGCTCTGGCCGCCATTTATTTCTCGGCATTCTTCTCACTGCTCTTTCAGATCGACGGCCTGATCGGACCGCAAGGCATTCTGCCTGCGCAACGCTACCTTGACGCCGTGCAGGGCGCAATGGGGCTGATGCGCTTCTGGTACGCGCCAACGCTCTTTTGGATATCCGCCGGATCTCACGCGATGATGGCCGTGACGTGGTTAGGCCTGATCGCGTCCGTCGCGGCCTTCTGCAATCTCTGGCCCCGCCTCAGCTTTTTCGTCTGCTTCCTGTGCTTTCTTGCGTTTGTCACCGCGGCGCAGGATTTCTCCGGTTATCAGTCCGACGGCATGTTGCTCGAAGCGGGATTCATCGCCTTGTTCTTCGCACCGCGCGGACTCCGGCCAGGTTTGGGAATTGCAAGCCCGCCCTCGCGAGCCAGCCTCTTTCTGTTGCAGTGGGAGTGGTTCCGCATCTACTTCGAGTCGGGAATGGTGAAGCTGCTGAGCGGCGACCAGCAATGGCGCAATTTCACCGCCATGGACGAGTACTACCAGAATGGCCCGCTGCCCACCTGGATCGGCTGGTATGTCGAGCACCTGCCGCACTGGTTTCACGCCGCCACTGTTGTGGGAACATTGGCCATGGAGTTGGCCGTGGTCTTGCTGCTCTTCTTGCCCGGACGCGCACGACTTATCTGCTTCTTCATCGTCACGCCGTGGGAGATCGGCGTCATACTCACGGCCAACTACACCTTCCTGAACTATCTCGTGCTATCGCTCGGCTTTCTGCTACTGGATGACAGCAGCATTCGATGGCTGCTGCCGCAGCGCTTCCGCAATACGCTGCCGGAACCGCAGCAGCAGGAATCTGCGCCAACCAGCGAGCCTCCGCTATCGATTCTGGAGAATTCCGACGAGCCTAAGGCCGAAATTCCGCCCGCGCCACGCAGATTCGTCAGAGTTCTCGCAACGGCTCGTCTTTTTGTCGCTACCATGCTACTCTCGTGGATCGGATACGCGACCACGGCCGAAATGGTCCGAATGCTATGGTCGGACCTGCCGCTGCCAACTGCTCCCATTGTTGCGCTGGAACCGTTTCGCATCGCCAATCAATACGGACTCTTCGCCGTGATGACGCGCGGGCGATACGAGATCGAGTTTCAGGGGTCGGTCGACGGCCAGAACTGGACGCCGTATCTCTTCCGCTACAAGCCACAGGCGCTCAACGAAGCGCCGGGCATCTACGCGCCGTACCAGCCGCGATTTGAATGGAACCTGTGGTTCGCTTCCCTAGGCGACTGGCAACAGAGCAATTTTGTCGCGCTCACCGAAGAGCGGCTTCTCGAGAACGATCCGTCTGTACTTGGATTGTTCAAAGCAAATCCCTTCCCGCAAGCGCCGCCCCGCTTCGTGAAAGCAGTCCTGTGGCGGTACTGGTTCACTTCCATGGCAGAAAAGCGGCACACAGGCAACTGGTGGAAGCGCAATCTACTGGGCCTCTACGCTCCAGTCGTCACACGCCAGCAAGATGGCAAGTTCAGCGCAGTGGAATGGCCTGAGCCTCTCGCGCCTCATGACTAA